A window of Oryza glaberrima chromosome 2, OglaRS2, whole genome shotgun sequence genomic DNA:
TGCTTCTCCCTTATCCCATTGGATAAGCTGCCTTCGTTCACCTTTGAATTCACAGAAATCCTTCTATGCATTGCTTCTTGCTAGCAATCCTCTTGCACCTGTGATCTGCCTGACCAAAGCTTAGGAGGCAACATGGGAAGCAAGCAGAGGAGCCCTGTGCTCTGTACTCCATGCTGTTAACCTATATCTTCCTGGGCCTTTCCACATCTGTGTGCCTGCCTAGCTGGCTTTCCATTGATTTGTTACATAAGTTTCACATCAACTgtcaaactcccaacttttgaTAGAAAGACGATTAATTTCCATCCGTTTTGGTATGCTGCAGTGGTTCTCGATGAAGCGTTAAGCTACAGTCTGGACGACTGCATAGAGTTTATTCAAGAAGATGAGCTAGTGGAGGTTACTCCTGCAAGCATCCGCATGTGCAAGAACCCGAAAGTTTCGAAGAAAAACCGATAATGCAGTGGAGGTTACTCAAGCATCCTGCAATTTTTTGGAGCTGCTTTGCTTTGCAAGAGCAGACTCAGATATAGGATTACTCAATTTTGCAATGATTATAAGTTGCCAAATTATTATCTGGATTCCTCATTGGACAGAGAAGCTTTGGGTAGTATTCTAGGCTGCAGATACATATTCTTTCACAGCGATATCAGCTGTGTTACATGTTTGTAGGCCACATAGATACCATATATACAAGATTCATGCAACTATACTCCTTGCAATGATCTTTACAACCAATTAATGGATTACATATATTACTTTACTGAATGCTCTTGTGTACAATTTGACATTGTCAAACTAATAAAGAATTCTCTACTCTTCTGATTGCAGAGTTCTAACCTATATACTTACGAGCTCAGCTACAACAGATCAGAGCTCAGTTAAAACATGGCGAGAGCCAGCGGTTTCAGACGCCGCCGCTCATCAGTAATTTAATTACAACAACTAAAGCATAAACTAATTCATGGCAGCTGCTGCTTTGATTCCTTGTCAGCAACCTTGCCCCTGCTTCGGCAACAAACAATGTTGATCTTCATGGATTGCAGCCTCTTCCCCCTCCAGAGCTATGGAGATTGATTTGCGACCAAACCAGCCATGATATTCTGCATCTCGACCTCATCGAAGCCGTCGAGGAGGCCATCCGGCAGCAGCTGCTCCTGACCAAGAAACTGCTGAGACGACaacgacgtcgtcgtctccgaGGGTTCTTGCCACGATGTGAGATCTCCATGGAAgtagtgctgctgctgctgttgctagTCGTAGCAGGCGAAAGCGAATTCTGCTTCTTggttgctctgctgctgctgttcagGCATGGTGTAGCACTGGCTTTCCTCGCAGTACGCGTATTCTTGGTCGCCCTGCTGCTGTGAGATCTCGCCAAAGCCGTCGAGGAGGAGGCCATCAGGCAGCAGCTGTTCCTGACCAAGAAACTGCTGtgatgacgaggacgacgacgtcaCCAAGGGTTCTTGCCACGATGTGAGATCTCCATGTAagtattgctgctgctgctgctgctcgtcgtaGCAGGCGAAAGCGTATTCTGCTTCTTGTTTgctctgttgctgctgctgctgctgctcgtcgtaGCAGACGAAAGCATATTCTGCTTCTTGGTTGCTCAGCTCCTGCTGCTCCGGCAAGATGTAGCACTGGCTTTGCTCGCTGTAAGCGTATTCTTGGTCgctcagctgctgctgctccggcaaGATGTAGCACTGGCTTTGCTCGCTGTAAGCGTATTCTTGGTTgctcagctgctgctgctccggcacAATGTAGCACTGGCTTTGCTCGCCGTAAGCAAATTCTTGGTTGCTCTGCGTCATCTGCTCCAACGCCGGCAAGAACTGTTGGTAGTTGCTCTGCTCCTCCGCCGGCAAGAACTGATGGCTGCTCTGCTCCTCCGCCGGCAAGAACTGATGGCTGCTCTGCTCCTCCGCCGGCATGAAGAACTGTTGGTTGCTCTGCTCCTCTGCCGGCAAGAATAACTGATGGCTGCTCTGCTCCTCCGCCGGCACGAAGAACTGTTGGTtgctctgctccgccgccgcctccgggaaGTATTCCTGGTTGCTCATCTGCTGCTCCGGGACGAAGCACTGCTGCTGGATTTGGTCGGTGTAAGCAGCGTATTCTTGCTCCTCTTGATTGCTCTGCTCGGATTCCGGAGGAGgtgctgcagcggcggcggcggcggggacggcgtcGTCGAGGACGAGGACGTAGCCGTCGGGGACGCGCTTGCGGTTCTGGCCGTGGCCGGTGAAGGCGATGTGGGTGGCCcggtgggaggcggcgacggcggagccggCGGGTGGGGAGACGATGTACTCGTGCATCACCCACCCGGTGCTGCCGCTCCGGCGATCGTCGCGGTGGAAGTTGAGGCTGAACTTCTCCCACAGgaacgcctcgccgccgggggccaccaccacctcgccttTCCCCTCCGACCTCTGCTTCACccacttgccgccgccggcgacggagcGCACCTGCCGGGCCCCATCGCCGGCACCCATCGGGGCGACGAAGTAggcctcgtcctcgtcgccgcggccgtggcggtCGAGGAGGAtccacggcggcagcggcaggcccCCCAGGTGGTCGTCCTCCACGAGGACGAGGCCGCGGACGGGGAGCTCGCCGTCGATCAGGTACGGCAGGAGGAAGAGCTCCACGAGCATCTGGTCGCTCGGATTGAACTTGAACCCCGGCGAGAGACCctgcgacctcgccgccgccgccatggggcTCCTTTCTTGATCGCTCGCTCGCCCTCGCGATTAGccctagctagggtttttgggagagaggcggtggccggtgggatTTAGTTTGCGGGCGGGAAGGATGTGTTTGAGAAGGCGGGGGCCCGGTGTCGGTGTCTATATAAACGCGCTCGCGGGCTGCGGGATTGGGTCTCCGAGTCCGATTCGGCCTTGCTGTATGTTTAGGGCCGTTACTGGGCAGGGAGGGATTGGGCCGAATACACGGGGAACGGCACATATGCGAAGGTGTTTTCTTACGACGAGAGAATTCCTAAGACTGCTggaattatactccctccgttctatagGACGTGCacgtattttaaaatttaatttttataatatttaatcaataattagtataatataaattttattttattttctgaaaataatatcattgatatttcaatttagttttatatggttataattttatatagaagttattTTGGAGATCGTGCTGAGTTTGACCGTGTCTATATTATGGCATAGAGAGAGTACCACTGAATATGTATAAAGGATATTTTTGTCTATTCTTATCTCGTGATTTATagtctaaggctgtgtttagtttcttggccaaaatattttttgaagtacacagacacacatttaaagtattaaacgtagactaataacaaaacaaattatagattccgcttgtaaactatgagatgaatttattaagcctaattaatcagtcattaacaaatgtttactgtaacatcacattatcaaatcatggcataattatgctcaaaagattcgtctcgcaatttacatgcaaactgtgcaattggttttttcgtccacatttaatgcttcatgtatgtgtccaaacattcgatgcgatgtttttggcaaaaaaaaaaaaaatctaaacacggcctaagatGAACGATCGATGTGCTTATTTTCATGTAAGCAACTATATTGCCATTTTTGTTAACTGTGTTGTAATATTTGAGGATGAAGGAGGTTTTGTATGAATAGGATTGATGCTTTCACTACtactctccgtcccataatataagggattttgactttttcttgtactgtttaaccactcgtcttattaaaaaattttgtgcaaatataaaaaacaaaaaattgtgcttaagtactttagataataaagtaagtcacaaataaaataaataataattctaatttttttaaataagacgaatggttaaacagtacaagaaaaaaatcaaaatctcttatattatgggacggagggagtatatcgatACCCTTTATCAGTACCAGTTGGACAAAACCCAACCCTGATAAGTTTTGCTACTCTTTGACTCGCATGCTCCCAATTAGTAccgaaatatatggcatatccATGAGACACACATCAATACCGATTCATTAAAACAATAAGGGCCgttttggattgaagccaaaacgTGACCCTATCAAAATATTAGTAACTTTAATAGTAAATATGCtagtttggattgaagccaaataaTTGGTAGTGTCCACGCTCAATTTGGCTACATTCTAAAATCTTCTTCACTCTCatactaaattttggctttaTATTGGTATTAAACCAAACATAGACTAGCTAACTTTGCCTTACCAAaaaattggtagtgccaaaatttgcCTAGATTTTGGTACTACCAATTAATTGGTATGGTAGAGAACCAAATAGGCCCTAAACAACACTGATAACATTAGTGCCGGTACTTCTAAACTCTAAGCCGACGTGAtttcagttttttaaaaaacgagAACAGCCCAAGCCTTATCCCTCGATCTCTtcgctctctttctcttctaTTCCCCATTCTCTGCTCTCTCGCTCTCTACTATTCGTCCGACCTCTCACTCTTCGTTTAGGCGGCTGACGGCCAACGGCCAAGGCCAACCTCACAAACACCTACGTTGATATCGCGGGCTCCGGTGGCTAGCCTGTCAAGTGTTGCAGATGCGGCTGATCTCACAGGTATCAATGGCCAGGCTTGCGGGCACCACGGCAATGGCTAGCCTCGCAGGCACCGACGGTAGCGGCCTTCCCCTTGGTGGTGAGGCCTAGGAGCCCACTAAAGGTTGCCTCCCCATTGGGTTGCCATATCCGGCCACCTGGAGGCTAAGGGCCACCGTATCCGCATACCTCCGGCCTCCCTGCCTTGCATCCCTCTATCGCCAACACCTCCTCGACGTCCCTTCCCTCTGCTTGGTTGTTGCTCACTACATGCGATGGGGTTGAAGGCACCTCCCCCCGGGCTTCGAGGactacactactacaaaatggGTTTACATTGACACCCAAAATGGATTTTTgttggcggccggcggcatcGCCAGTAACCGAAGGTCAGTGCAAATACAAACTTTTCATTGGCGGGTGCCTATCTGCATATGAAATCCATTCTTTACAGGCAACATCTTGATGGCTGCCAGTAAAAAAGAAACTTCACTCACAGAGAGATTGAGCTGACCGCCTGTGATAAGGATTTTCAGGGAAAAGAATTGCacaaaaaatatacaaattcaTGCCCCCATCTCCAAAATCTACCTTAGAAACCCAAATCcacattcttaaaaaaaaaacccccccTAAAATCCACAATCCCAAATCACAGAAGTCATCGTTGTCGCAACGCCTATCGTCGTTGCCGAGGTCCAAATCCACCTCTCCCAGCCCTACAACCGAGGATGAGGCCGAGGCGCATGTCTCATCCACCATCGCTAACTGCCCCTTCGCGGCAGGCTATCAAGCCCTAGGCACGCGTCTCCTCAACCGCCGTCACCGCCTAGATCCTGAGCCCATCGACGGTGGATCCACCACTCCTGAGATTGGTAATGACGGATCCGACACTCCTGAGCTTGGTAGCGATGGATCCGCCTCTCCCAACCTCATTGAAGGAAGATTTGCCTCACCCAAGCTTGTTCGCAACTCTCGCCACAGTAGCTGTTGCCGTCCTGACCTCACTGCAAACCGTCATTGTCACCGAGCCATCCTCTGCTAGATCTAGTGGTGGTCGTTAGCCCTCTTTGTTGCTACCGCcgctggtggcctcctcccctccgacCAGATCTAGGAGAGGGATGGGAGTGGGGAAGCCGACACCGCTGCTCACTCTGCTACTGCCGCTGCTAGCGGCCTTGATCCCCTTTGGCCAGATCTAGGAGAGGAAAGGGACGCAATTAAGCCGGATCGGCCTCAAATCTGTGTCCACGACAAATTTGTGCAAATCCAACTGGTGGAGTTGCAGCCAACTCGGAGTGAATCAGGA
This region includes:
- the LOC127762478 gene encoding uncharacterized protein LOC127762478, translating into MAAAARSQGLSPGFKFNPSDQMLVELFLLPYLIDGELPVRGLVLVEDDHLGGLPLPPWILLDRHGRGDEDEAYFVAPMGAGDGARQVRSVAGGGKWVKQRSEGKGEVVVAPGGEAFLWEKFSLNFHRDDRRSGSTGWVMHEYIVSPPAGSAVAASHRATHIAFTGHGQNRKRVPDGYVLVLDDAVPAAAAAAAPPPESEQSNQEEQEYAAYTDQIQQQCFVPEQQMSNQEYFPEAAAEQSNQQFFVPAEEQSSHQLFLPAEEQSNQQFFMPAEEQSSHQFLPAEEQSSHQFLPAEEQSNYQQFLPALEQMTQSNQEFAYGEQSQCYIVPEQQQLSNQEYAYSEQSQCYILPEQQQLSDQEYAYSEQSQCYILPEQQELSNQEAEYAFVCYDEQQQQQQQSKQEAEYAFACYDEQQQQQQYLHGDLTSWQEPLVTSSSSSSQQFLGQEQLLPDGLLLDGFGEISQQQGDQEYAYCEESQCYTMPEQQQQSNQEAEFAFACYD